A section of the Clostridium felsineum DSM 794 genome encodes:
- a CDS encoding TatD family hydrolase: MFVDAHNHLDFFESKEKLDKALGIIRNEEILTLGCSMDCKSYEFTKKLAVKNKNIIPCFGIHPSKAHENYKKLDKFHEYIKESRIIGEIGLDYVWVKEKEKYPYMKKVFIYFLEQARRYNKITNIHTKGAEGEIYNYIKKYKLKTPIIHWYSGDKDTLRKLLEYGCYFTISVDIEYSKLSKEIVQFLPLDKILTETDGPTSLQWVNGRYGYPSVIKDIVKEIAKIKKVKEGEVEKSILNNFKSLI; the protein is encoded by the coding sequence ATGTTTGTAGATGCACATAATCATTTGGACTTTTTTGAGAGTAAAGAAAAACTAGACAAGGCATTAGGCATTATAAGAAATGAAGAAATACTTACACTTGGATGTTCCATGGATTGTAAAAGTTATGAATTTACGAAAAAACTAGCCGTGAAAAATAAAAATATTATTCCTTGCTTTGGTATTCATCCTTCTAAAGCTCATGAAAATTATAAAAAACTTGATAAATTTCATGAATATATAAAGGAGAGCAGAATAATAGGAGAAATAGGGCTTGATTATGTATGGGTTAAGGAAAAGGAAAAATATCCTTATATGAAAAAAGTTTTTATATATTTCTTAGAGCAAGCCAGAAGATACAATAAAATAACTAATATACATACAAAGGGTGCAGAAGGAGAAATATATAATTATATAAAAAAGTATAAGCTTAAAACACCTATAATTCACTGGTACAGCGGTGATAAAGACACTTTAAGAAAGCTTTTAGAATATGGCTGCTATTTTACTATAAGTGTTGATATTGAATATTCTAAGCTTTCTAAGGAAATTGTTCAATTCCTTCCTCTTGATAAAATACTAACAGAAACAGATGGACCAACTTCTCTTCAGTGGGTCAATGGAAGATATGGTTATCCAAGTGTAATTAAAGACATAGTAAAGGAAATAGCTAAAATAAAAAAGGTTAAAGAAGGTGAAGTTGAAAAAAGCATATTGAATAATTTTAAATCATTAATTTAA
- a CDS encoding MTH1187 family thiamine-binding protein, whose translation MKPVVNVSLQVLPVVEEKRLYEVVDKVIEYIKASGVKYIVGPMETTMEGDLDTLMEIVKKAQEICIKEGSERVASVVKIDYKAEGVTMNEKVGKYKE comes from the coding sequence ATGAAACCAGTTGTAAATGTAAGCTTGCAGGTACTTCCAGTTGTTGAGGAAAAAAGACTATATGAGGTAGTTGATAAGGTAATAGAATACATAAAAGCTTCAGGTGTAAAGTATATAGTTGGACCTATGGAAACTACTATGGAAGGTGATTTAGATACACTCATGGAAATAGTAAAAAAGGCTCAGGAAATATGCATTAAGGAAGGCTCAGAGAGAGTTGCATCTGTTGTAAAAATAGATTATAAGGCTGAAGGCGTGACTATGAATGAAAAAGTGGGAAAATATAAAGAATAA
- a CDS encoding ABC transporter permease gives MKKWENIKNKLYPVAAIIIVIAMWQFIVDFRKIPGYIIPSPKDIYLTLISEFNVIIDNTKVTIYEALVGFLISIIFAFILAIIMDSFKVIRKAIYPIVVISQTIPTIAIAPLFIIWFGFGPLPKIIVVVITCFFPIAISLVDGFEKIDKDYINLFKSMKASKLQIFYHLKLPSAMVNLFSGIKIACTYMIMAAVIGEWLGGDGGIGVYMVRAKNAYALDKVFAAIVVIVVISIVLIYIVDFIQKKIIHWK, from the coding sequence ATGAAAAAGTGGGAAAATATAAAGAATAAATTATATCCAGTAGCCGCTATAATAATTGTAATAGCAATGTGGCAGTTTATAGTGGATTTTAGAAAAATACCAGGGTATATAATTCCATCACCTAAGGATATATACCTAACATTAATTAGTGAGTTCAATGTGATAATTGACAACACGAAAGTTACAATTTATGAAGCACTTGTGGGATTTCTTATTTCTATAATTTTTGCTTTTATACTTGCTATAATAATGGATAGTTTTAAGGTTATTAGAAAGGCCATTTATCCTATAGTTGTTATCTCACAAACTATACCAACCATAGCAATTGCACCACTTTTTATAATATGGTTTGGCTTTGGTCCGCTGCCTAAGATAATAGTGGTTGTAATAACTTGTTTTTTTCCTATAGCAATAAGTCTTGTGGATGGTTTTGAAAAAATTGATAAAGACTATATAAATCTATTTAAAAGTATGAAAGCATCTAAACTTCAAATTTTCTATCATTTAAAGCTTCCATCCGCTATGGTAAATTTATTTTCTGGAATTAAAATAGCATGTACCTATATGATTATGGCAGCAGTTATAGGTGAATGGTTAGGTGGAGATGGAGGCATAGGTGTTTATATGGTAAGAGCAAAAAATGCCTATGCGCTAGACAAGGTTTTTGCAGCAATTGTCGTCATTGTGGTTATAAGTATAGTGTTAATTTATATTGTAGATTTTATCCAAAAGAAGATAATTCATTGGAAATAA
- a CDS encoding ABC transporter substrate-binding protein, whose protein sequence is MKKKRILSLISAVVMTAIAITGCASSSSSSTKLDKTTVILDWTPNTNHTGMYVALDKGYYKEEGLDVKIQQPSSGSVTNLIATNKGDFGVSYQEDVTYALTSKTPLPIKAIAAVLQHNTSGFAAPKSKNIKSIKDAEGKVYGGWGSPSEEAVIKAIMEKNGADFSKLKIVNIGNDDYFAATKKNVDFAWIFEGWTGIEAKLKGIDLDYVAVKDLDPALDYYTPVIITNNKILKENPDKAKKFMRATKEGYQYAAKHPEESAKILRKYAPEIDEKLAVESQKYMATHYADDMSKWGEMKPSVWKNYADFLKSKGLIKKELNVKDAFTNQFLSK, encoded by the coding sequence GTGAAAAAGAAAAGAATATTATCATTAATATCTGCAGTTGTTATGACAGCAATTGCTATTACAGGGTGTGCATCTAGTAGCAGTTCAAGTACTAAATTAGATAAAACGACTGTAATACTAGATTGGACACCGAATACAAATCATACTGGAATGTATGTAGCTTTAGATAAAGGTTACTATAAAGAAGAGGGTTTAGATGTAAAAATTCAACAGCCTTCAAGTGGCAGTGTTACTAATCTAATTGCTACTAATAAAGGAGATTTTGGTGTAAGCTATCAGGAAGATGTAACTTATGCTTTAACAAGTAAAACGCCACTTCCTATTAAGGCAATTGCAGCAGTTTTACAGCACAATACCTCTGGATTTGCAGCACCTAAAAGTAAAAATATTAAATCTATTAAGGATGCAGAAGGAAAAGTTTATGGTGGCTGGGGTTCACCTTCAGAGGAAGCAGTCATAAAGGCTATAATGGAGAAAAATGGAGCGGATTTTAGTAAGCTTAAAATAGTTAATATAGGAAATGATGATTACTTTGCAGCTACGAAAAAGAACGTGGATTTTGCTTGGATATTTGAGGGCTGGACAGGAATTGAAGCCAAATTAAAGGGTATTGATTTAGATTATGTAGCAGTTAAAGATTTAGATCCAGCACTTGATTATTATACCCCAGTTATAATAACAAATAATAAGATATTAAAAGAGAATCCAGATAAAGCTAAGAAATTTATGCGTGCTACAAAAGAAGGATATCAGTATGCAGCTAAACATCCAGAAGAAAGTGCAAAAATACTAAGAAAATATGCACCTGAAATAGATGAAAAATTAGCAGTAGAAAGTCAAAAATACATGGCAACTCATTATGCAGATGATATGTCAAAATGGGGAGAAATGAAGCCTAGTGTTTGGAAAAATTATGCTGATTTCCTAAAGAGCAAGGGGCTTATAAAGAAGGAGCTAAATGTTAAAGATGCATTCACAAATCAATTCTTATCAAAATAA
- a CDS encoding ABC transporter ATP-binding protein, with translation MLKMHSQINSYQNNNRVKVIEIKNITKSFDKEIILKDVSLCVNKGEFVSIVGPSGSGKSTLFNIIASLIEVDKGEVKVSSDIGYMQQKDLLMPWKTVLNNVVLPLDLKGENKKQSRLEAKKYIEIMGLKGYENKYPYELSGGMKQRASFLRTFLSSSEIMLLDEPFGALDSITKGNMQKWILKMKDVLKRTILFITHDIEEAVLLSDRIYVLGSKPGKIKEEFNIEFLKEDKIKREFSKELLEYKNKIIELL, from the coding sequence ATGTTAAAGATGCATTCACAAATCAATTCTTATCAAAATAATAATAGAGTAAAGGTTATAGAAATCAAAAATATAACTAAAAGCTTTGATAAAGAAATTATACTAAAGGATGTTTCACTTTGCGTAAATAAAGGAGAATTTGTTTCGATTGTAGGACCTAGTGGCTCGGGTAAAAGTACTTTATTTAATATAATAGCGTCACTTATAGAAGTTGATAAGGGAGAAGTTAAAGTTTCTTCAGATATAGGTTATATGCAGCAAAAGGATTTATTAATGCCTTGGAAAACAGTTTTAAATAATGTTGTACTGCCACTTGACTTAAAGGGTGAAAATAAAAAGCAATCTAGATTAGAGGCTAAAAAGTATATTGAAATTATGGGCCTTAAAGGTTATGAAAATAAATATCCTTATGAGCTTTCTGGAGGGATGAAACAAAGGGCGAGTTTTCTTAGAACCTTTCTATCCTCAAGTGAAATAATGCTTCTCGATGAACCTTTTGGTGCACTTGATTCAATAACAAAAGGTAATATGCAGAAATGGATTCTTAAAATGAAAGATGTGCTTAAGAGAACTATACTTTTTATAACTCATGATATTGAAGAAGCTGTGCTTTTATCAGATAGAATATATGTACTGGGGTCAAAGCCGGGAAAGATAAAAGAGGAATTTAATATAGAATTTTTAAAAGAAGATAAAATAAAAAGGGAATTTTCCAAGGAATTACTAGAATATAAGAATAAAATAATTGAATTATTATAA
- a CDS encoding methyltransferase family protein, whose translation MDIFDASKINNTFEHNVFLYSIGFMFLCEFLIWIFTAKGGRNGNKKSDKGSIWLIILGYFLSLYVGFYFTDFNIIRLTIPHVFYYIGILLIIAGTIIRSYSVWTLKKAFTLSVQTTSDQHLIQKGFYRYVRNPAYTGSILSLVGIACSFRNFFAPIVVLIICIFCYGIRIKIEEKALKEHFKQEFDDYKKRTYCLFPFIW comes from the coding sequence TTGGATATTTTCGATGCTTCAAAAATTAATAATACATTCGAACATAATGTATTTCTTTATTCAATAGGATTTATGTTTTTATGTGAATTTTTAATATGGATATTTACTGCAAAGGGAGGGAGAAACGGCAATAAAAAATCTGATAAAGGCTCAATTTGGCTAATAATTTTAGGATATTTTTTAAGCCTTTATGTAGGTTTTTACTTTACAGATTTTAATATAATAAGATTAACTATTCCTCATGTATTCTACTATATAGGAATTTTATTAATAATAGCCGGTACAATAATCCGCTCCTATTCTGTATGGACATTAAAAAAGGCTTTTACATTATCAGTACAAACTACATCTGACCAGCATCTAATACAAAAAGGCTTTTACCGATATGTAAGAAATCCAGCTTATACGGGAAGTATACTTAGTCTTGTAGGTATAGCATGTTCATTTAGAAATTTTTTTGCACCTATTGTGGTATTAATCATTTGTATATTCTGCTATGGAATTAGAATAAAGATTGAAGAAAAAGCTTTAAAGGAACATTTTAAACAAGAATTTGATGATTATAAAAAAAGGACCTACTGCCTATTTCCTTTTATATGGTAA
- a CDS encoding response regulator transcription factor, which yields MIRVMIADDQTIVREGLKKILSLDDSIEVLCEAENGYEVIENLNKHIVDVILMDVRMPKLDGIKTTKLVKKQYPKVKIIILTTFDEDNYIFDGIKNGISGYLLKDSEIDYILKSIKEAYEDKMMFDPVVTSKLVNALNLSNKTNKKENILLDSLTEREKEITKLVVNGNSNKQISEILFISEGTVKNCISKILKKLNLERRTQLSALYIESLK from the coding sequence ATGATTAGGGTTATGATTGCAGACGATCAAACTATTGTAAGAGAGGGATTAAAAAAAATATTAAGTCTTGATGATAGTATAGAAGTACTTTGTGAAGCAGAAAATGGATATGAAGTTATAGAAAACTTAAACAAACACATTGTTGATGTTATACTAATGGATGTTAGAATGCCTAAGCTAGACGGTATAAAAACAACTAAACTTGTAAAAAAACAATATCCAAAGGTAAAAATAATCATACTTACAACTTTTGATGAAGATAATTACATATTTGATGGAATAAAAAATGGCATAAGCGGCTACCTTTTAAAGGATAGTGAAATAGATTATATACTTAAAAGTATCAAAGAGGCTTATGAGGATAAAATGATGTTTGATCCTGTAGTAACCTCAAAACTTGTAAATGCACTGAATTTATCTAATAAAACTAATAAAAAAGAAAATATTCTTCTAGACTCTCTTACTGAAAGAGAAAAAGAAATAACAAAACTCGTTGTCAATGGTAATAGTAATAAACAAATATCTGAGATTCTATTTATTTCAGAAGGTACCGTAAAAAATTGTATCTCTAAAATATTAAAAAAGTTAAATCTTGAAAGAAGAACTCAACTTTCAGCTCTGTATATAGAATCTTTAAAATAA
- a CDS encoding sensor histidine kinase: MIVIIPRILFFTKYPVHEKINSITYSIILYLIVLFVFTLVHKFKDERDKIKIINADLIEYSFNEREFLLYEERNRISQELHDSIGHSLMALSMNIKYLKAIKDKADINKELDDIDAVIKESVVTLRSTVYNIKKLDEYCDFKKEINTIIEKFNKLNIVKINFNYDNNIDKSPMEIKNNIIKIIKEGITNSLKHGNSTEINIDLSFINSDIELIIQDNGNGCCEINSSNGLNGIKKRTETLNGEVTFQSSNKKGFTINLKIPGGVSND; encoded by the coding sequence ATGATCGTAATTATTCCTAGAATATTATTTTTTACAAAATATCCTGTGCATGAAAAAATCAACTCAATTACGTATTCAATTATTTTATATTTAATCGTTCTGTTTGTTTTTACTCTTGTACACAAATTCAAAGATGAAAGAGATAAAATTAAAATAATTAATGCTGATCTCATAGAATACTCCTTCAATGAAAGGGAATTTTTATTATATGAGGAAAGAAATAGAATTTCTCAAGAACTACACGATTCCATAGGTCATTCCCTCATGGCTCTTTCAATGAATATAAAATATTTGAAGGCTATAAAAGATAAAGCTGATATAAATAAAGAATTAGATGATATAGATGCTGTTATAAAAGAAAGTGTAGTTACTTTAAGATCTACTGTTTACAATATAAAGAAATTAGATGAGTATTGTGATTTCAAAAAAGAAATTAATACTATAATCGAAAAATTCAACAAGCTAAACATAGTGAAAATCAACTTTAATTATGATAATAATATAGACAAGTCCCCTATGGAAATAAAAAATAATATTATAAAAATAATAAAAGAAGGCATCACAAATAGTTTGAAACATGGTAATTCCACTGAAATTAATATAGATTTAAGTTTCATCAATTCAGATATAGAACTAATTATACAAGATAATGGTAATGGCTGCTGTGAAATCAACTCATCAAATGGTCTTAATGGAATAAAAAAAAGGACAGAGACTTTAAATGGAGAGGTAACCTTCCAAAGTTCAAATAAAAAAGGATTTACAATAAACCTTAAAATACCAGGGGGTGTTTCAAATGATTAG
- a CDS encoding TIM-barrel domain-containing protein, translating into MCSGKKSVLKKTLYCFMAMALTLNTIPEVIRPVSVKAVPNMKTISKTKEIKANTAASGLSVKLNSDTLQIINGSDETDIQVCEPQVVKVDYKPAGKSSDDTLVVDPNKTWNTGNIVSSDLNSDPMVIKTQKMTIKINKSDLTMSVYDSNGKSIITQQSIAQKSVSFTHNSGDRFYGVNGYRVWDDSSQGMLRNGNTQVYAGNQGHCGAPFVWSNDGYGVLVDSDGGNFSIGDTSLQYNNSSKADTEYYLMLGNPKDVISEESDVSGKAPMFPKWATGFTNTQWGWDNPLSGTGTDEDKLKNVLNTYRSKQLPIDNFCLDFDWKKWGQDNYGEYKWNTDNFPDAESGQLKAYMDSKGLKMTGIMKPRILVDSVQGREVAANGWWLPGDSPAQDYCSKKIMESLNFALPEVRAWNWKNVQDAFDKGISGFWNDECDENPNFGNFGNMNMERSIYDGQRAHTNQRVWSLNRNYYTGAQRYSYGMWSGDISTGFNNMANQRERMLSAVNLGEARWGMDTGGFNDGDPTPENYARWMEFSAFTPIFRVHGQDNKVRYPWAFGSTAEAAAKKAMQLRYSLIPYIYSYDRSLSQSGLGLVRSLMMEYPNDPNTANDKEAWMFGDYMLVSPVVDQGQTSKNIYLPEGNWTDYSTGKQYTGGQTINYAVDSTNYNDIPLFIKSGAIIPTQDFENYVGEKAVTNLYVDAFPSDETTSFDYYDDDGSTYNYENGSYFDQKMTLKTDASSKSAQFNIAANKGSYTSDLKSYIVKMHVQGNGPVTVNGQALTQYSSYDELKNASGEGYALGTDTYGNVVYVKVKSGDAKSISVPCKVNPVVMTAAANPKGGTYYGSQSVSLTSSKKDAAIYYTLDGTTPTTNSTKYTAPITLNQGLNQKLNFIAVDSSGNESQVYTEVYNIRKASDGITLHFKNPNGWGAPNIYYYDPTGTLTGPSWPGVKMNSEGNGWYSYTIQSWANAKVLFDDGKNQTPGANQPGIDVTGEEWYKDGKLYQSNPELNVSASVKGGTYSTSQTVSLTSSMNDATIYYTLDGSTPTTSSAKYTGPITINSTTTLKFIAVGSQGNQSDVYTEVYNINKAGNSVTVHFKNLSGWGAPYVYYYNASGQIGSSWPGTKMNNEGNGWYSYTIQNWTSAKVLFTDGNNQTPGKNQPGYDVTGEEWYENGTWYKNNPDSASLKSALKVSSKEKVMGNDVKALVDNVTLRLLPA; encoded by the coding sequence ATGTGTAGTGGTAAAAAAAGTGTATTAAAGAAAACCTTATATTGTTTTATGGCTATGGCATTGACATTAAATACTATACCTGAGGTAATAAGGCCAGTGAGTGTAAAAGCTGTGCCAAATATGAAAACGATATCTAAAACAAAGGAAATTAAAGCGAATACAGCGGCATCTGGTTTATCAGTAAAATTAAATAGTGATACTTTACAAATTATAAATGGTTCAGATGAGACAGATATTCAAGTATGTGAACCTCAAGTTGTAAAAGTTGACTACAAACCAGCGGGTAAATCTAGTGATGATACTTTAGTAGTTGATCCTAATAAAACTTGGAATACAGGAAATATAGTATCTAGCGATTTAAATTCAGATCCAATGGTAATAAAAACACAGAAGATGACGATTAAAATAAATAAATCTGACTTGACCATGAGTGTATACGATTCCAATGGAAAGTCAATTATAACTCAACAATCTATTGCTCAGAAAAGTGTAAGCTTTACTCATAATTCAGGAGATAGATTTTATGGAGTAAATGGTTACAGGGTTTGGGATGATTCAAGCCAAGGAATGCTTAGAAATGGAAATACACAGGTTTATGCAGGTAATCAGGGCCATTGTGGAGCTCCATTTGTATGGAGTAATGACGGATACGGTGTACTTGTAGATTCAGATGGAGGAAATTTCTCAATAGGAGATACTTCACTTCAATATAATAATAGTTCTAAAGCGGATACAGAATACTATTTGATGCTTGGAAATCCTAAAGATGTTATTTCGGAAGAATCAGATGTATCTGGTAAAGCACCAATGTTTCCTAAATGGGCAACCGGTTTTACCAATACTCAATGGGGATGGGACAACCCTTTATCAGGAACTGGAACTGATGAAGATAAGCTTAAAAATGTATTAAATACCTATCGTTCTAAGCAGTTACCAATAGATAATTTCTGTCTTGATTTTGATTGGAAGAAATGGGGACAAGATAATTATGGTGAATATAAATGGAACACAGATAATTTCCCTGATGCTGAAAGTGGTCAGTTAAAGGCTTATATGGATTCCAAAGGACTTAAAATGACAGGAATAATGAAACCAAGAATACTTGTGGATTCTGTACAAGGTAGAGAAGTTGCAGCTAACGGTTGGTGGCTTCCAGGTGATAGTCCAGCACAAGACTATTGTTCAAAGAAGATTATGGAAAGCTTGAATTTTGCATTACCAGAGGTTAGAGCTTGGAATTGGAAAAATGTTCAGGATGCTTTTGACAAAGGAATTTCTGGTTTCTGGAATGACGAATGTGATGAAAATCCTAACTTCGGAAACTTTGGAAACATGAACATGGAAAGATCTATATACGATGGGCAAAGGGCGCATACTAATCAAAGAGTATGGTCACTTAATAGAAACTACTACACTGGAGCACAGAGATATTCTTATGGAATGTGGTCTGGTGATATATCAACAGGCTTTAATAACATGGCAAATCAGCGTGAAAGAATGCTTTCAGCAGTTAATTTAGGAGAAGCTAGATGGGGCATGGACACAGGTGGATTTAATGATGGAGACCCAACACCTGAAAACTATGCAAGATGGATGGAATTTAGTGCATTTACACCTATATTTAGAGTACATGGACAAGATAATAAAGTTCGTTATCCATGGGCTTTTGGTTCAACAGCAGAAGCAGCTGCCAAAAAGGCTATGCAGTTGAGATATAGCTTAATACCATATATATATTCATATGATAGAAGCTTGTCACAAAGTGGATTAGGACTAGTAAGATCACTTATGATGGAATATCCTAACGATCCTAACACTGCAAATGATAAAGAAGCATGGATGTTTGGAGATTATATGCTTGTATCTCCAGTAGTAGATCAAGGACAAACATCAAAGAATATATATCTACCAGAAGGAAATTGGACAGATTATAGTACAGGAAAACAATACACAGGCGGCCAAACTATAAATTATGCTGTGGATTCAACTAATTACAATGATATACCATTATTCATAAAGAGTGGTGCAATCATACCTACACAAGATTTTGAAAATTATGTAGGTGAAAAAGCAGTAACTAATTTATATGTAGATGCTTTCCCAAGCGATGAGACTACAAGCTTTGACTATTATGACGATGATGGATCTACTTATAATTATGAAAATGGATCTTATTTCGATCAAAAGATGACTCTCAAAACTGATGCTAGTTCAAAATCAGCACAATTTAATATAGCAGCCAATAAAGGAAGCTATACTTCTGATTTAAAAAGCTATATAGTAAAGATGCATGTACAAGGTAATGGACCTGTTACTGTTAACGGACAAGCATTAACTCAATATTCAAGCTATGATGAGTTGAAAAATGCTTCAGGAGAAGGATATGCTTTAGGAACTGATACTTACGGAAACGTAGTATATGTAAAAGTTAAGTCTGGTGATGCTAAGAGTATAAGTGTACCTTGCAAAGTAAATCCTGTAGTTATGACAGCTGCTGCAAATCCAAAAGGCGGAACTTATTATGGTTCACAATCAGTTTCACTTACATCATCTAAAAAGGATGCAGCAATATACTATACACTAGATGGAACAACACCAACAACAAATAGCACAAAATATACAGCACCAATCACATTAAATCAAGGTTTAAATCAAAAGCTTAATTTTATAGCTGTAGATTCTTCAGGAAATGAGTCCCAAGTATATACTGAAGTATACAATATACGTAAAGCTTCAGATGGTATAACATTACATTTTAAAAATCCAAATGGATGGGGAGCACCAAACATATATTATTATGATCCTACTGGAACATTAACAGGTCCATCATGGCCAGGAGTTAAAATGAATAGTGAAGGAAATGGATGGTATTCATACACTATTCAAAGTTGGGCAAATGCAAAGGTATTATTTGATGATGGCAAAAATCAAACTCCAGGTGCAAATCAGCCAGGAATTGATGTTACGGGAGAAGAATGGTATAAGGATGGTAAATTATATCAATCTAATCCAGAACTAAATGTTAGTGCTAGTGTTAAAGGTGGAACTTATAGTACTTCACAAACTGTAAGTCTTACATCCTCAATGAATGATGCAACAATATACTACACACTAGATGGGTCTACCCCAACAACAAGTAGTGCAAAATATACAGGACCAATTACAATAAATTCAACTACCACACTTAAATTTATTGCAGTAGGTTCACAAGGTAATCAATCTGATGTATATACTGAAGTATACAACATAAACAAAGCAGGGAATTCTGTAACAGTACACTTCAAAAATCTAAGTGGATGGGGAGCACCATATGTATATTACTATAATGCTTCTGGACAAATAGGTTCATCATGGCCAGGAACTAAAATGAATAATGAAGGGAACGGATGGTACTCATATACTATTCAAAACTGGACAAGTGCAAAGGTATTATTTACTGATGGCAATAATCAGACACCAGGAAAAAATCAACCAGGATATGATGTTACAGGAGAAGAGTGGTATGAAAACGGTACATGGTATAAGAATAATCCTGACTCAGCATCATTAAAATCTGCCTTAAAGGTTAGTAGCAAAGAAAAGGTTATGGGTAATGATGTAAAAGCTTTGGTTGATAATGTTACATTAAGATTACTTCCAGCATAA